The Gordonia sp. KTR9 genome contains a region encoding:
- a CDS encoding CDP-alcohol phosphatidyltransferase family protein: protein MKSARDEALDAWSELHGGIDPRQNPWVRGWVLISHWCARPLARLGVSANTVTVLGVVATATALCLTILGGWWPLLAALVILVAALLDGVDGAIAAQTRTASRWGRLNDAVADRCSDVMLIGIVVVVGAPSWLGVSIVVLTLILETTRATAQAVGMTGPGAVTVWERPSRVILAIIAALCSTWWWATGLASGTVTVLAAAIAVTGAVLAVVGTIQLGVAVRKQTRRLG from the coding sequence ATGAAGTCCGCCCGGGACGAGGCACTCGACGCCTGGTCGGAACTCCACGGCGGTATCGATCCGAGGCAGAACCCGTGGGTGCGCGGCTGGGTGCTGATCAGTCATTGGTGCGCGCGCCCGCTCGCACGGCTCGGTGTGTCCGCCAACACCGTCACGGTCCTCGGCGTGGTCGCCACCGCGACGGCACTGTGTCTGACGATCCTCGGGGGCTGGTGGCCGTTGCTCGCCGCACTGGTCATCCTGGTGGCGGCGCTGCTCGACGGCGTCGACGGCGCGATCGCGGCCCAGACGCGAACGGCGTCGCGGTGGGGCCGGCTCAACGACGCCGTCGCCGACCGGTGCTCCGACGTCATGCTGATCGGCATCGTCGTGGTCGTGGGAGCGCCGTCGTGGCTGGGCGTCTCGATCGTGGTGCTGACCCTCATCCTCGAGACGACCCGTGCCACGGCGCAGGCGGTCGGGATGACCGGGCCGGGTGCGGTCACCGTGTGGGAACGACCGTCGCGGGTGATACTGGCGATCATCGCCGCGCTGTGTTCGACCTGGTGGTGGGCTACCGGCCTGGCCTCCGGCACCGTCACGGTGCTGGCCGCAGCCATCGCGGTGACCGGAGCCGTACTCGCGGTCGTGGGCACGATCCAGCTCGGAGTCGCGGTGCGGAAACAGACCCGACGGCTCGGATGA
- a CDS encoding LysE/ArgO family amino acid transporter, producing the protein MTVYLVPALAGLLTGAGLIIAIGPQNVFVLRQGVARRHTASIVAVCAVSDIVLIVAGVAGLGALVGAHPEVVTFAKAAGGLYVGALGVLAVRRCLRSNEVIEAEATGVDDRGAESTGRWIAVGTALALTWLNPHVYLDTVITMGAIANGHGNGKWAFAFGACIASVLWFTALGGGARRLSGFFASPRAWKVLDAVVALIMLGMAVALFASI; encoded by the coding sequence GTGACCGTCTATCTAGTTCCCGCGCTCGCCGGACTCCTGACCGGAGCCGGCCTGATCATCGCCATCGGACCCCAGAACGTCTTCGTGCTGCGCCAGGGTGTCGCGCGCCGACACACCGCGTCGATCGTGGCGGTCTGTGCGGTCTCCGACATCGTCCTCATCGTGGCGGGTGTCGCCGGACTCGGCGCCCTCGTCGGCGCGCATCCGGAGGTGGTGACGTTCGCCAAGGCGGCCGGCGGACTCTACGTGGGGGCGCTGGGGGTGCTGGCCGTCAGACGCTGCCTGCGCAGCAACGAGGTGATCGAGGCCGAGGCCACGGGGGTCGACGACAGGGGAGCCGAGTCCACCGGACGCTGGATCGCGGTGGGCACGGCGCTGGCCCTGACCTGGCTGAACCCCCACGTCTACCTCGACACCGTCATCACCATGGGCGCCATCGCGAACGGACACGGAAACGGCAAGTGGGCGTTCGCTTTCGGTGCGTGCATCGCGAGCGTTCTGTGGTTCACCGCCCTCGGCGGCGGGGCACGCAGGCTGTCCGGGTTCTTCGCGAGTCCGCGTGCGTGGAAGGTGCTCGACGCGGTCGTCGCCCTCATCATGCTGGGTATGGCGGTGGCTCTGTTCGCCTCGATCTGA
- the crtI gene encoding phytoene desaturase family protein, giving the protein MSDPRRVVVIGGGVAGLATAALLAHDGHDVELVEKNDDLGGRAGSWDRDGFRFDTGPSWWLMPEVFDHFFEMLGTSTAEQLDLVRLDPGYRVFFGDSEDADEKPIDVFGDRERNRALFEQIEPGAGAALDDYLRTGRQAYDLAVERFLYTSFDSPRAFLGLPVLRHAKTLVSLLTTSLQSYVVARFTDRRLRQVLGYPAVFLGSSPERTPAMYHLMSWLDLADGVRYPNGGFTTFVDALERVARERGVRIHTGTAATTVLTRERVGTKRVPWRRRAEVAGVRVEGPDGTSRDLLADIVIGATDLHHLETRLLPRELRTFPERYWDRATSGPGAVLALLGVRGEVPELAHHSLFFTEDWKTNFDAIFESPTRVPDPASLYVCKPSATDASVAPSDSENLFILVPVPPDPGLGHGGVDGSGDPDIEKVTDRAIAMIGQWAGVPDLADRVVVRRTIGPADFVDSVNSWCGGALGPAHTLRQSAFLRSTNRSRKVDGLYYAGSSTRPGIGLPMCLISAELIRKKLRGDRSVGPMPVGNR; this is encoded by the coding sequence ATGAGCGACCCCAGACGTGTTGTCGTCATCGGTGGCGGTGTCGCCGGACTGGCCACCGCCGCCCTCCTCGCCCACGACGGGCATGACGTCGAACTCGTCGAGAAGAACGATGATCTCGGCGGTCGTGCCGGTTCCTGGGACCGCGACGGTTTCCGCTTCGACACCGGCCCGTCGTGGTGGTTGATGCCCGAGGTCTTCGACCACTTCTTCGAGATGCTCGGGACGTCGACCGCCGAACAGCTCGATCTCGTCCGACTCGATCCCGGGTATCGGGTGTTCTTCGGCGACAGCGAGGACGCCGATGAGAAACCGATCGACGTCTTCGGCGACCGCGAGCGCAATCGCGCCCTCTTCGAGCAGATCGAACCGGGCGCCGGAGCTGCGCTCGACGACTATCTGCGCACCGGTCGGCAGGCCTATGACCTTGCGGTGGAACGCTTTCTGTACACCAGTTTCGACTCGCCGCGCGCTTTCCTGGGTCTCCCGGTGTTGCGGCACGCGAAGACCCTTGTCAGCCTGTTGACGACGTCGTTGCAGTCCTATGTCGTGGCCCGCTTCACGGACCGCAGGCTCCGGCAGGTCCTCGGGTATCCGGCGGTGTTCCTGGGTTCATCGCCCGAGCGCACCCCCGCGATGTACCACCTGATGAGCTGGCTCGACCTCGCCGACGGGGTGCGATATCCCAACGGCGGCTTCACCACGTTCGTCGACGCGCTGGAACGGGTGGCCCGCGAGCGGGGTGTGCGGATCCACACGGGGACCGCAGCGACCACCGTCCTCACGCGGGAACGTGTGGGAACGAAGCGGGTACCGTGGCGCCGTCGCGCTGAGGTGGCCGGGGTACGCGTCGAAGGGCCCGACGGCACCTCGCGAGACCTGCTGGCGGACATCGTGATCGGTGCCACCGATCTTCATCACCTCGAGACGCGTCTGCTGCCCCGGGAACTCCGGACGTTCCCCGAGCGCTACTGGGACCGCGCCACTTCCGGTCCCGGTGCGGTGCTCGCCCTCCTCGGAGTGCGCGGTGAGGTGCCCGAACTGGCGCACCACTCGCTGTTCTTCACCGAGGACTGGAAGACCAACTTCGACGCCATCTTCGAAAGCCCCACGCGGGTGCCGGACCCGGCCTCCCTCTACGTGTGCAAACCGTCGGCCACCGACGCCTCGGTGGCGCCGTCGGATTCGGAGAACCTCTTCATCCTGGTGCCGGTTCCGCCCGATCCGGGTCTCGGTCACGGCGGTGTGGACGGCAGCGGTGACCCCGACATCGAGAAGGTGACCGACCGCGCCATCGCGATGATCGGACAATGGGCGGGTGTGCCCGACCTCGCCGATCGCGTGGTCGTCCGGCGCACCATCGGCCCTGCCGACTTCGTCGACTCGGTCAACTCCTGGTGCGGCGGCGCCCTCGGCCCGGCGCACACCCTGCGTCAGAGCGCGTTTCTGCGTTCGACGAACAGGTCGCGCAAGGTCGACGGCCTGTACTACGCGGGATCGAGCACACGCCCCGGCATCGGCTTGCCGATGTGCCTGATCAGCGCCGAACTCATCCGGAAGAAGCTGCGGGGTGACCGGTCGGTGGGCCCGATGCCGGTCGGGAACCGCTGA
- a CDS encoding YhjD/YihY/BrkB family envelope integrity protein translates to MTRETSFREHAKTLDVRALVTDVRTTLGRGDLAAAAATLTYFAAIAVVPWALLGIWSTTWLRGPSAAESLSELRVLIPPAMGGRGVFDEAVVIGTGLSLMSAVVLLFPASFYGEGLRRACMTLYPRDDRFTGWRSRIWVLGLVVVVPPLAFVVVGVAGTLTTLAPDGGGTGGLGDLVVRIVVEFIVVWLTVAIALTWVYWRVTPGEPTLGVAAVTALGTASFIAGFFQGFLLFLSLPIDVGIPYGGLRVIGGVVAVGLWLYVAHVIVIVGWAVGQAISKQRRDRVRGT, encoded by the coding sequence GTGACTCGCGAGACCTCGTTCCGCGAGCACGCGAAGACGCTCGACGTCCGTGCGCTGGTGACGGATGTCCGTACCACCCTCGGCCGCGGGGACCTCGCGGCTGCCGCCGCCACGCTGACCTACTTCGCCGCGATCGCCGTCGTCCCGTGGGCGCTCCTCGGGATCTGGTCGACGACGTGGCTGCGCGGCCCGTCGGCCGCCGAGTCCCTGTCGGAGCTTCGCGTGCTCATCCCGCCGGCGATGGGCGGCCGCGGTGTCTTCGACGAGGCAGTCGTGATCGGCACCGGGCTGTCGCTGATGAGCGCTGTCGTGCTGCTGTTCCCGGCGTCGTTCTACGGCGAGGGACTACGCCGTGCGTGCATGACGCTGTATCCGCGGGACGACCGGTTCACCGGCTGGCGGTCGCGGATCTGGGTGCTGGGGCTGGTCGTCGTCGTGCCGCCGCTGGCCTTCGTCGTCGTCGGCGTCGCGGGCACGCTCACCACGCTCGCGCCCGACGGCGGCGGGACGGGCGGTCTCGGGGATCTCGTGGTGCGGATCGTGGTCGAGTTCATCGTCGTCTGGCTGACGGTGGCCATTGCGCTGACGTGGGTGTATTGGCGGGTGACGCCAGGTGAGCCGACGCTGGGAGTCGCGGCGGTCACGGCTCTCGGGACCGCGTCGTTCATCGCCGGGTTCTTCCAGGGCTTTCTGCTGTTCCTGTCCCTGCCGATCGACGTCGGTATCCCGTACGGGGGGCTCCGGGTGATCGGCGGCGTGGTGGCGGTCGGGCTGTGGCTCTACGTCGCGCATGTCATCGTGATCGTCGGATGGGCGGTCGGGCAGGCGATCTCGAAGCAGAGGAGGGACCGTGTCCGCGGAACCTGA
- a CDS encoding MFS transporter — translation MPLLANTPVSNMAEPYARRWWALLVLCLSLLITVMANTSLIVAAPDMTTDLGLSSSDLQWVIDSYTVPYAALMLVLGSIGDKYSRRGALVLGLLMFAAGSVMGSMVDETALVIAARAIMGVGAAVVMPATLSLLVATFPRGERGKAVTAWAATSGVAVAIGPLVSGWLLEDHAWGATFLINVPIALVAVIGALVLVPPSKAEGMGRIDYVGGLLSIVTLGSLIYGAIEGPHSGWGAGPVTALVVAAAGLAAFVAWELRHPHPMLDVRKFAVRPFTGSMLAVLVFFFGMFAVLYYSTQFLQFVLGYDALETGIRLLPLGAAVFLGSAITGKLTPKLGVRATVVIGMIIGTAGMFLLARIDAGSTYTDFVAPLLMLGFTLGLSIAPATDTIMGSFPDSELGVAGGANDTALELGGALGIAILGSVLGTAYRDELTDLAGDPLPAEAMEIAKDSVGAGLAVAGQVAQGPSVETAQAVLEAVDQAFAYGVAHTSLIGAIVMAAGTLIVLAVLPGRRGFASRIDEPRAETSANQVTDPADHHAPRLDLRPL, via the coding sequence ATGCCCTTACTTGCAAACACCCCCGTGTCGAACATGGCGGAGCCCTACGCACGGCGTTGGTGGGCGCTGCTGGTCCTGTGCCTGAGCCTGCTCATCACGGTGATGGCGAACACGTCACTGATCGTCGCCGCCCCCGATATGACCACAGATCTCGGCCTGAGCAGCAGTGATCTGCAGTGGGTCATCGACAGTTACACGGTTCCGTACGCGGCGCTCATGCTGGTGCTGGGCTCCATCGGTGACAAATACAGCCGACGCGGCGCACTGGTGCTCGGTCTGCTGATGTTCGCCGCCGGTTCGGTGATGGGAAGCATGGTCGACGAGACCGCACTGGTCATCGCGGCGCGCGCGATCATGGGTGTCGGTGCCGCGGTCGTCATGCCGGCGACGCTGTCTCTCCTGGTCGCGACGTTCCCTCGCGGCGAGCGGGGCAAGGCCGTCACCGCCTGGGCCGCGACCTCAGGAGTCGCGGTGGCCATCGGCCCGCTGGTCTCGGGTTGGTTGCTCGAGGACCATGCCTGGGGCGCGACCTTCCTGATCAACGTGCCGATCGCCCTCGTCGCCGTCATCGGCGCGCTCGTCCTGGTGCCGCCGTCCAAGGCGGAGGGCATGGGTCGGATCGACTATGTCGGCGGTCTGCTGTCCATCGTCACCCTCGGCTCCCTGATCTACGGAGCCATCGAGGGCCCGCATTCCGGCTGGGGCGCCGGCCCGGTCACCGCCCTTGTCGTCGCCGCTGCCGGTCTGGCCGCCTTCGTGGCCTGGGAGCTACGTCACCCCCACCCGATGCTCGACGTCCGAAAGTTCGCGGTGCGGCCTTTCACCGGTTCGATGCTCGCGGTACTGGTCTTCTTCTTCGGCATGTTCGCCGTGCTCTACTACTCGACGCAGTTCCTGCAGTTCGTCCTCGGTTACGACGCCCTGGAGACGGGCATCCGGCTGCTGCCGCTGGGCGCCGCGGTGTTCCTCGGATCTGCGATCACCGGAAAGCTCACCCCCAAACTCGGAGTGCGGGCCACGGTCGTGATCGGCATGATCATCGGCACCGCGGGTATGTTCCTGCTCGCCCGGATCGACGCCGGCTCGACGTACACCGACTTCGTGGCGCCGCTGCTGATGCTGGGCTTCACGCTCGGCCTGAGCATCGCACCGGCAACCGACACGATCATGGGCTCCTTCCCCGACTCCGAGCTGGGCGTCGCCGGCGGCGCCAACGACACGGCGCTCGAGCTGGGCGGGGCACTCGGCATAGCGATACTGGGCTCGGTACTGGGCACCGCCTACCGGGACGAGCTGACCGACCTGGCGGGCGACCCGCTCCCGGCCGAAGCGATGGAAATCGCCAAGGACTCCGTTGGCGCAGGCCTGGCCGTCGCGGGGCAAGTCGCGCAGGGCCCCTCGGTCGAGACCGCCCAGGCAGTCCTGGAGGCCGTCGACCAGGCCTTCGCCTACGGCGTCGCCCACACCAGCCTCATCGGCGCGATCGTGATGGCCGCCGGAACACTGATCGTCCTCGCAGTCCTGCCGGGACGGCGAGGGTTCGCGAGCAGGATCGACGAACCGCGAGCCGAGACGTCGGCAAACCAGGTGACGGATCCGGCGGACCACCATGCGCCCCGCCTCGACCTCCGACCGTTGTGA
- a CDS encoding oxidoreductase encodes MQNPFRVALVTGASSGIGRAAALALIDAGFAVVGTSRNAANIESLAGVTFLDLDVASDESVRTLVDKVIEKFGRIDVLVNNAGVGAVGAGEESSIEQTREVFDINVFGLIRMTNAVLPHMRAQGGGRVVNVSSVLGLIAAPYMAVYAATKHAVEGYSESVDHELREHGIRMLLVEPAYTRTGFEASSLAPDVPLPIYAEQREISRDVLATAVRNADDPVVVAKKIVAASTATHPKLRYTAGPMAARVSVLRRLVPSRAFDRQIRKLNRLAP; translated from the coding sequence ATGCAGAACCCTTTTCGCGTGGCCCTGGTGACCGGCGCTTCCTCGGGAATCGGGCGAGCGGCAGCGCTCGCCCTCATAGACGCCGGCTTCGCGGTGGTCGGCACGAGCCGTAACGCGGCGAACATCGAGTCGCTTGCCGGGGTGACGTTCCTCGACCTCGACGTGGCCAGCGATGAGTCGGTCCGCACACTGGTCGATAAGGTCATCGAGAAGTTCGGTCGGATCGACGTGCTGGTCAACAACGCCGGCGTGGGAGCGGTGGGCGCCGGCGAAGAGAGCTCGATCGAGCAGACCCGGGAGGTCTTCGACATCAATGTGTTCGGGCTGATACGGATGACGAACGCAGTACTGCCCCACATGCGCGCTCAGGGCGGCGGGCGCGTAGTCAACGTCTCCTCCGTACTAGGTCTGATCGCCGCCCCCTACATGGCGGTCTACGCCGCCACCAAGCATGCGGTCGAGGGTTACTCCGAGTCCGTCGACCACGAGCTTCGCGAGCACGGCATCCGGATGCTGCTGGTCGAGCCGGCCTACACACGCACGGGTTTCGAAGCGAGCAGCCTGGCACCCGACGTGCCCCTGCCGATCTACGCCGAACAGCGTGAGATCTCCCGAGACGTGCTCGCCACGGCCGTGCGCAATGCCGACGACCCGGTCGTTGTCGCGAAAAAGATCGTCGCGGCCTCCACCGCGACCCACCCCAAGCTGCGGTACACCGCGGGCCCGATGGCGGCTCGTGTCAGCGTCCTGCGCAGGCTCGTGCCCTCGCGCGCGTTCGACAGACAGATCCGCAAACTCAACCGACTCGCCCCCTGA
- a CDS encoding TetR/AcrR family transcriptional regulator encodes MPKISDERKLERSQQILDAARRCFIDKGFHRASMSDVIRESGLSAGAVYSYYSSKEELIAAVARSIFVAYETGINGFDDPGARPASPEAAVRSLAERILLEIAPLTDGFRMVLTVWGEASNNPALRETVGDIVRGLRGVFERVLTDWRAAGRELPAEPTILAQVMVSVMQGAVVQQGLVGDVEIDDYIDAFCAVLRVAGLGDDGA; translated from the coding sequence ATGCCGAAGATCAGCGACGAACGCAAGCTCGAACGAAGTCAGCAGATTCTCGACGCCGCTCGCCGCTGCTTCATCGACAAGGGGTTCCACCGCGCGTCGATGTCCGACGTGATCCGGGAATCCGGGCTCAGTGCGGGAGCCGTCTACTCGTACTACTCCTCGAAGGAGGAACTGATCGCCGCGGTCGCGCGGTCGATCTTCGTCGCATACGAGACGGGCATCAACGGCTTCGACGACCCGGGGGCCCGACCCGCCTCACCCGAGGCCGCGGTGCGTTCGCTCGCGGAACGGATCCTGCTCGAGATCGCCCCGCTGACCGACGGTTTCCGGATGGTTCTGACGGTATGGGGTGAGGCCTCGAACAATCCCGCCCTTCGCGAGACCGTCGGCGACATCGTCCGTGGATTGCGCGGGGTCTTCGAGCGTGTCCTGACGGACTGGCGGGCGGCGGGTCGCGAACTGCCCGCGGAACCCACGATCCTCGCCCAGGTGATGGTGTCGGTCATGCAGGGAGCGGTCGTGCAGCAGGGACTGGTCGGCGACGTGGAGATCGACGACTACATCGACGCGTTCTGCGCGGTCCTGCGCGTCGCGGGACTGGGCGACGACGGCGCCTAA
- a CDS encoding LysR family transcriptional regulator ArgP, protein MDISQEGLRTLAAVLREGTFDAAATALHITPSAVSQRIKALESAAGRVLLRRTKPATATPDGEVLVRLAKQWELLLAETRAEFVGAPDDDGLPLVERPRIHLPIATNADSLATWLLPVLAQFHREHAVAVEIFRDDETRSSTLLRTGDVLAAVTSEPLAIRGCALQSLGTMRYLPVATTEFIETWLPDGPDADSLARAPMVQFDRNDHIQRNISAALAGRPVDPPAVYIPASTEYHRAVTLGIGWGAVPVVQIAEALDAGRVRLIADHHIDVPLYWQYWKLSSPLLQALTASVVEGAARVL, encoded by the coding sequence GTGGACATCAGCCAGGAAGGCCTGCGCACGCTGGCCGCGGTGCTGCGCGAGGGAACGTTCGACGCCGCGGCCACCGCCCTGCACATCACCCCGTCGGCGGTGAGCCAGCGGATCAAGGCGCTCGAGTCCGCTGCCGGCCGGGTCCTGTTGCGGCGGACCAAGCCCGCGACCGCCACCCCTGACGGCGAGGTGCTGGTCCGCCTGGCCAAACAATGGGAACTCCTCCTCGCCGAGACACGAGCCGAGTTCGTCGGCGCCCCCGACGACGACGGGCTGCCACTGGTCGAGCGTCCACGCATCCACCTCCCGATCGCCACCAACGCCGATTCCCTCGCGACCTGGTTGCTGCCGGTACTGGCACAGTTCCACCGGGAACACGCGGTGGCGGTCGAGATCTTCCGCGACGACGAGACACGCAGCAGCACCCTGCTCCGCACCGGCGACGTGCTCGCCGCGGTGACCTCGGAGCCTCTGGCGATTCGCGGGTGTGCACTCCAGTCGCTCGGCACGATGCGCTATCTGCCCGTCGCCACAACGGAATTCATCGAGACCTGGCTGCCCGACGGACCCGACGCCGATTCCCTGGCCCGCGCCCCGATGGTGCAGTTCGACCGCAACGATCACATTCAGCGGAACATCTCGGCGGCCCTCGCGGGCCGGCCCGTCGACCCGCCGGCGGTCTACATCCCGGCGTCGACCGAATACCACCGCGCCGTCACGCTCGGGATCGGCTGGGGCGCGGTCCCCGTCGTCCAGATCGCCGAGGCTCTCGACGCGGGTCGCGTCCGCCTCATCGCCGACCATCACATCGACGTCCCGCTGTACTGGCAGTACTGGAAGTTGAGTTCACCTCTGCTACAAGCACTCACGGCAAGTGTCGTCGAAGGCGCCGCCCGTGTTCTCTAG
- a CDS encoding NAD(P)/FAD-dependent oxidoreductase codes for MTATTSPYESDALTEASVDVAVIGGGAAGLGGALILARSRRSVVVVDSGSPRNAPAESMHGFIVLDGTSPAEILHRGREQVRQYGGRIVHGEVVSARPADPSADGDLRFTITLADGRIITTRRILVATGLTDVLPELPGLAEHWGHSVLHCPYCHGWEVRDEPIGILATGPVSIVHTFLFRQLTEDLTYFTNGTDLDEDNRARFAARAIRVIDTPVAAMVNDDDGALAGVRLTDGQVVPRRVIAVLAQLRARTHGLEGLNLPLQEPPNLGHGFASGPAGITEVPGIWVSGNATDLTAQVGPAAAAGALAGADINRMLAIADTDAALQGSR; via the coding sequence ATGACTGCAACCACATCCCCGTACGAGAGCGACGCACTGACCGAGGCGAGCGTCGACGTGGCGGTCATCGGCGGCGGCGCCGCAGGCCTGGGCGGCGCACTGATCCTCGCCCGCTCCCGCCGTTCGGTCGTCGTGGTCGACAGCGGCTCCCCACGCAACGCACCCGCAGAGTCCATGCACGGCTTCATCGTCCTGGACGGCACCTCGCCGGCCGAGATCCTTCACCGGGGCCGCGAGCAAGTGCGCCAGTACGGCGGACGCATCGTCCACGGAGAGGTGGTCTCGGCCAGGCCTGCAGACCCATCAGCGGACGGAGACCTGCGGTTCACCATCACCCTGGCAGACGGCCGGATCATCACCACTCGCCGCATCCTCGTGGCCACCGGCCTCACCGATGTCCTGCCGGAGCTGCCCGGGCTCGCCGAGCATTGGGGGCACAGTGTTCTGCACTGCCCGTACTGTCACGGCTGGGAGGTGCGCGACGAGCCCATCGGCATTCTGGCCACCGGCCCGGTCTCCATCGTCCACACGTTCTTGTTCCGTCAGCTGACCGAGGACCTGACCTACTTCACCAACGGCACCGACCTCGACGAGGACAACCGCGCCCGCTTCGCCGCCCGCGCCATCCGCGTCATCGACACCCCGGTCGCCGCAATGGTCAACGACGACGATGGTGCCCTCGCCGGGGTGCGCCTGACCGACGGCCAGGTCGTGCCCCGGCGCGTCATCGCCGTCCTCGCACAGCTGCGGGCCCGCACCCACGGCCTGGAAGGCCTGAACCTGCCGCTGCAGGAACCGCCGAACCTGGGCCACGGATTCGCCTCCGGCCCAGCCGGTATCACCGAGGTTCCGGGTATATGGGTGTCCGGCAACGCCACCGATCTGACCGCCCAGGTCGGGCCCGCGGCAGCTGCCGGCGCACTGGCCGGCGCCGACATCAACAGGATGCTCGCCATCGCCGACACCGACGCAGCCTTGCAGGGGAGCCGCTGA
- a CDS encoding phytoene/squalene synthase family protein codes for MMHIPGHTEVVPPHRRYDEVAEASAALVIKSYSSSFGLASRLLPPRIRRDIQNIYALVRVADEIVDAPRPEQGLVDRSNELDQLEEQTSVALVTGSSSNLVVHAFAQTARRVGIDLDLVGPFFDSMRSDLTQVQHDFDSLATYIYGSAEVIGLMCLRAFVADEAKSAARYDHLAPGAQRLGAAFQKINFLRDFGEDSDGLGRRYLVGLDPDDPAESAWALWLDDIDLDLSAAAAAIPHLPVGSRVAVCTAHDLFAELTARLRESSAAEARRSRVRIPNPGKARIAAAAVARRGMPRTASRAEAVDVRRRKINA; via the coding sequence ATGATGCACATTCCCGGTCACACTGAGGTGGTCCCACCTCACCGGCGGTACGACGAGGTCGCCGAGGCCAGCGCGGCGCTCGTCATCAAGTCGTATTCGAGTTCGTTCGGGCTCGCCTCGCGGCTGCTGCCCCCGCGGATCCGTCGCGACATCCAGAACATCTACGCACTCGTCCGGGTCGCCGACGAGATCGTCGACGCCCCGCGCCCCGAACAGGGACTCGTCGACCGCAGCAACGAGCTCGACCAACTCGAGGAGCAGACCAGCGTCGCGCTCGTCACCGGCTCGAGCAGCAACCTCGTCGTTCACGCTTTTGCCCAGACCGCCCGCCGGGTCGGCATCGACCTCGATCTGGTGGGGCCGTTCTTCGATTCGATGCGCAGCGACCTGACCCAGGTCCAGCACGACTTCGACTCACTGGCCACCTACATCTACGGCTCGGCCGAGGTGATCGGTCTGATGTGCCTGCGCGCGTTTGTCGCCGACGAAGCCAAATCTGCGGCCCGGTACGACCACCTCGCACCGGGTGCCCAGCGGCTGGGCGCCGCGTTCCAGAAGATCAACTTCCTGCGCGACTTCGGCGAGGACAGCGACGGGCTGGGGCGACGCTATCTGGTCGGCCTCGATCCCGACGATCCGGCGGAGTCCGCCTGGGCGCTCTGGCTGGACGACATCGATCTCGACCTCAGCGCCGCCGCGGCCGCCATCCCGCACCTCCCGGTCGGAAGCCGGGTCGCGGTGTGCACCGCGCACGATCTGTTCGCCGAACTGACTGCTCGTCTGCGCGAGTCGTCGGCCGCGGAGGCCCGCCGCAGCCGCGTCCGCATCCCGAACCCCGGGAAGGCCCGGATCGCGGCGGCCGCCGTCGCCCGGCGCGGCATGCCGCGGACCGCTTCCCGCGCCGAGGCCGTCGACGTCCGCAGAAGGAAGATCAACGCATGA
- the idi gene encoding isopentenyl-diphosphate Delta-isomerase encodes MTNDSVVLADADGRPCGTADREAVHGFDTPLHFAFSCHLVVDGRILMTRRALSKRSWPGVWTNSFCGHPRPGEDVVDAVHRYAVRELGIEVADVRCVLPDFRYRAVDASGIVENEICPVFVARPLATPRPAPDEVAEHVWADVADVWSLVERTPWSVSPWFVEQVRQLPNGHDGSVHETHPAMSRASNS; translated from the coding sequence ATGACCAACGACTCGGTGGTTCTCGCCGACGCCGACGGCCGCCCATGCGGCACCGCCGACCGCGAGGCGGTGCACGGGTTCGACACCCCGCTGCACTTCGCCTTCTCGTGCCACCTCGTCGTCGACGGCCGCATCCTCATGACGCGTCGGGCATTGTCCAAGCGGAGCTGGCCCGGTGTGTGGACCAACTCGTTCTGCGGGCACCCGCGTCCGGGTGAGGACGTTGTCGACGCCGTGCACCGGTACGCCGTGCGCGAGCTCGGTATCGAGGTCGCCGACGTCCGCTGCGTCCTGCCCGACTTCCGGTACCGGGCGGTCGACGCGAGCGGGATCGTGGAGAACGAGATCTGCCCGGTGTTCGTCGCGCGCCCGCTGGCAACGCCCCGACCCGCGCCCGACGAGGTCGCCGAACACGTCTGGGCCGATGTCGCCGACGTGTGGTCGCTCGTCGAACGCACCCCGTGGTCGGTCAGCCCGTGGTTCGTCGAACAGGTGCGCCAGCTGCCGAATGGTCACGACGGTTCGGTCCACGAGACCCATCCGGCGATGTCCCGGGCATCGAATTCATGA